A genomic window from Cloacibacillus evryensis DSM 19522 includes:
- the meaB gene encoding methylmalonyl Co-A mutase-associated GTPase MeaB has product MRKNFRPDWQPENAGAEFACSVMPGVPLASDCNAEARAAPPAKAKAVLTADDYARGILAGDRVMLSRAITVIESNAPKHFELGQEIIQKILPHSGKAMRIGITGVPGAGKSTFIEAFGTYLCGEGCKVAVLAVDPSSSLSKGSILGDKTRMENLAREKNAFIRPSPSGGSLGGVTRKSRETMLLCEAAGYDAVLVETVGVGQSETMVRSMVDYFLVVVITGAGDDLQGIKKGIIELADSILVNKADGDNKMKAMMARADYDQILHYLRPATEGWKTRAYTCSSITGEGIPEMWSVIKDFRENVTASGIFSKRRKEQTIEWVRAMTAEYLQNRISQNAELTKCREDIERKVIAGAITPTVAAKAVIGSMERLLFTATDET; this is encoded by the coding sequence ATGCGAAAAAACTTTCGGCCTGACTGGCAGCCGGAAAACGCGGGCGCGGAATTTGCCTGCTCCGTAATGCCGGGCGTGCCGCTCGCGAGCGACTGCAACGCGGAGGCGCGGGCCGCGCCTCCGGCAAAGGCGAAAGCCGTACTGACGGCGGACGACTATGCGCGGGGCATACTGGCGGGCGACCGCGTCATGCTCTCGCGGGCCATCACCGTCATCGAGAGCAACGCGCCGAAGCATTTTGAACTCGGTCAGGAGATAATACAGAAGATACTGCCGCACAGCGGCAAAGCGATGCGGATAGGGATAACGGGCGTGCCGGGCGCGGGAAAGAGCACTTTCATCGAGGCATTCGGCACCTACCTCTGCGGCGAGGGCTGCAAAGTCGCCGTTCTCGCCGTGGACCCCTCCAGCTCGCTCTCAAAGGGCAGTATCCTCGGAGACAAAACGCGCATGGAAAACCTCGCGCGTGAGAAAAACGCCTTTATTCGCCCCTCCCCCTCCGGCGGATCGCTGGGCGGCGTCACCAGAAAAAGCCGCGAAACGATGTTGCTCTGCGAAGCTGCCGGATACGACGCGGTCCTCGTCGAGACCGTCGGCGTGGGGCAAAGTGAGACAATGGTACGCTCGATGGTCGACTACTTCCTCGTCGTCGTAATAACCGGCGCGGGAGACGACCTGCAGGGCATAAAAAAGGGAATAATAGAGCTCGCCGACAGCATCCTCGTCAACAAGGCGGACGGCGACAACAAAATGAAAGCTATGATGGCGCGGGCGGACTACGACCAGATACTGCACTACCTGCGTCCCGCCACCGAAGGCTGGAAGACGAGGGCCTATACCTGCTCTTCGATAACGGGAGAGGGTATACCCGAAATGTGGAGCGTCATAAAAGATTTCCGGGAAAACGTAACGGCTTCGGGAATCTTTTCAAAACGGCGTAAAGAACAGACCATCGAATGGGTCCGCGCGATGACCGCGGAATACCTGCAAAACAGGATCTCGCAGAACGCGGAACTCACGAAATGCAGGGAAGACATCGAAAGGAAGGTGATAGCCGGAGCAATTACCCCGACAGTAGCTGCCAAGGCGGTGATCGGCTCCATGGAGAGACTGCTTTTTACGGCAACGGACGAAACATAA
- a CDS encoding sigma-70 family RNA polymerase sigma factor produces the protein MNGEAQVREIVDSYTPLVRATARRYEGRGADYEDLVQEGYLALLILIPKCPDMKWLAHFLKNNLPGLVRDAAARMRRGRAQGDEVLLEEIEETVGAEEEGYREAELRAILFRVLTPEELDLTQALLEGFKQREIAENLGVSQQAVAARLRKIKDKLKGIIASM, from the coding sequence ATGAACGGCGAGGCGCAGGTGCGGGAGATAGTGGACAGCTACACGCCGCTGGTCAGGGCCACGGCCCGCCGTTACGAGGGGCGCGGCGCCGACTATGAAGACCTCGTGCAGGAGGGATACCTCGCGCTGCTCATCCTCATCCCCAAATGCCCCGACATGAAATGGCTCGCCCATTTTCTCAAAAACAACCTGCCCGGCCTCGTCCGCGACGCCGCGGCGCGTATGCGCAGAGGGCGCGCGCAGGGGGACGAGGTGCTGCTGGAAGAGATCGAGGAGACGGTGGGCGCGGAAGAGGAAGGATACCGCGAGGCCGAACTGCGCGCAATACTCTTCCGCGTCCTGACGCCGGAGGAGCTGGACCTCACCCAGGCGCTGCTGGAGGGCTTCAAGCAGCGGGAGATCGCGGAAAACCTCGGCGTCAGCCAGCAGGCCGTCGCGGCGCGGCTGCGAAAGATAAAGGATAAACTTAAAGGCATCATAGCGTCAATGTAG
- a CDS encoding YcbK family protein, with the protein MRLNDFQISPNFNLREFQCPCCHAVIVHRKLVSLLQRLRERQGGPLVVTSGYRCAPHNAAVGGVANSLHRRGLAADVAVAPAAQRTFCEMAKEAGFAKALAYPERSFVHLEVLQ; encoded by the coding sequence ATGCGCCTCAACGACTTCCAGATCTCCCCGAACTTCAACCTTAGGGAATTCCAATGTCCCTGCTGTCACGCCGTCATTGTCCACCGCAAACTCGTCTCCCTGCTGCAGAGGCTGCGCGAGAGGCAGGGCGGCCCGCTCGTTGTCACCAGCGGTTACCGCTGCGCGCCGCACAACGCCGCCGTAGGCGGTGTTGCGAACAGCCTGCACCGCCGGGGCCTCGCCGCCGACGTCGCCGTCGCTCCGGCCGCACAGCGTACCTTCTGCGAAATGGCGAAAGAGGCCGGCTTTGCCAAAGCTCTCGCCTACCCGGAGCGCTCCTTCGTCCACCTGGAGGTCCTTCAATGA
- the scpA gene encoding methylmalonyl-CoA mutase codes for MSSSNPDFTKIPLNMEPKRAVSYEEWKKKIEKETGKPFESLMHRTMEQIEVAPLYTKADYEGMSHLNYAAGLPPFLRGPYPTMYVTRPWTVRQYAGFSTAEESNAFYRRNLAAGQKGLSIAFDLATHRGYDSDHPRVVGDVGKAGVAVDSILDMEILFSGIPLGQMSVSMTMNGAVLPVLAFYIVAAEEQGVDKSVLSGTIQNDILKEFMVRNTYIYPPAPSMRIIGDIFAYTSHNMPKFNSISISGYHMQEAGATADIELGYTLADGLEYIRTGQAAGLGVDDFAPRLSFFWAIGKNYFMEVAKMRAGRMLWAKIVKQFGPKKAKSMALRTHSQTSGWSLTAQDPFNNVARTCVEAMAAALGHTQSLHTNALDEAIALPTDFSARIARNTQLYIQDETSVCKVIDPWGGSYYVEALTDELIRRAWAHIQEVESLGGMSKAIETGLPKMRIEEAAARRQARIDSGSEKIIGVNALQLEQEDPIDILEVDNSAVRDAQIARLAKLRANRNQEDVKKWLTAITNSVETGEGNLLELAVEAARARASLGEISDAVEKAAGRHKAVIRSISGIYSSEFAEEEIIEEVRKMTDEFEEREGRRPRIMVAKMGQDGHDRGAKVVATAYADMGFDVDIGPLFQTPEETAQDAIDNDVHIVGMSSLAAGHKTLLPQLVEELEKRGRGDIMVVAGGVIPAQDYQFLRDHGAAAIFGPGTVIPAAAKEMLVILNKRLAAAHV; via the coding sequence ATGTCATCTTCAAACCCCGATTTCACAAAGATCCCTCTGAACATGGAACCCAAAAGGGCCGTGAGCTATGAGGAATGGAAGAAAAAGATCGAAAAAGAGACCGGCAAACCGTTTGAAAGCCTGATGCACCGCACGATGGAGCAGATCGAAGTCGCCCCGCTATACACCAAGGCCGACTACGAGGGCATGAGCCATCTGAACTACGCCGCGGGGCTGCCGCCCTTCCTGCGCGGGCCGTACCCCACCATGTACGTCACGCGCCCCTGGACCGTGCGCCAGTACGCGGGCTTCTCCACCGCCGAAGAAAGCAACGCCTTCTACCGCCGCAACCTCGCGGCGGGGCAGAAGGGGCTCTCGATCGCCTTCGACCTCGCGACGCACCGCGGTTACGACTCAGACCACCCGCGCGTCGTCGGAGACGTCGGCAAAGCGGGCGTCGCCGTCGACTCCATCCTCGACATGGAAATACTCTTCTCCGGCATCCCGCTGGGGCAGATGTCCGTCTCCATGACGATGAACGGCGCGGTCCTTCCCGTCCTCGCCTTCTACATCGTCGCGGCCGAGGAACAGGGCGTCGACAAATCCGTGCTCTCCGGCACCATCCAGAACGACATCTTAAAAGAATTCATGGTCCGCAACACCTACATCTACCCGCCGGCGCCGTCGATGAGGATCATCGGCGACATCTTCGCCTACACATCGCACAACATGCCGAAATTCAACAGCATCAGCATCTCCGGCTACCACATGCAGGAGGCGGGAGCGACGGCCGACATCGAACTCGGCTACACGCTGGCCGACGGCCTCGAATACATCCGCACCGGACAGGCGGCGGGACTGGGCGTAGACGACTTTGCGCCGCGCCTCTCCTTCTTCTGGGCGATCGGCAAAAACTACTTCATGGAAGTGGCGAAAATGCGCGCCGGCCGTATGCTCTGGGCCAAGATCGTCAAACAGTTCGGCCCCAAAAAGGCCAAATCGATGGCGCTGCGCACCCACTCGCAGACCTCCGGCTGGAGCCTCACGGCCCAGGACCCCTTCAACAACGTCGCGCGCACCTGCGTCGAGGCGATGGCCGCGGCCCTCGGACACACCCAGTCGCTCCACACCAACGCCCTTGACGAGGCCATCGCGCTGCCGACCGACTTCTCGGCCCGCATCGCGCGCAACACCCAGCTCTACATCCAGGACGAGACCAGCGTCTGCAAAGTCATCGACCCGTGGGGCGGCTCCTACTACGTGGAGGCGCTCACCGACGAACTCATCCGCCGCGCCTGGGCCCATATACAAGAGGTCGAATCCCTCGGCGGTATGTCGAAGGCCATCGAGACCGGGCTGCCGAAAATGCGCATAGAAGAGGCGGCCGCGCGCCGTCAGGCCCGCATCGACTCCGGCAGCGAAAAGATCATCGGCGTCAACGCCCTGCAGCTTGAACAGGAAGACCCGATCGACATCCTCGAAGTCGACAACAGCGCCGTCCGCGACGCGCAGATAGCCCGTCTGGCGAAGCTGCGCGCCAACAGAAACCAGGAAGACGTGAAAAAATGGCTCACGGCGATCACCAACTCCGTAGAGACCGGCGAGGGCAACCTGCTCGAGCTCGCCGTCGAAGCGGCGCGCGCCAGAGCGAGCCTCGGTGAGATCTCCGACGCCGTCGAAAAAGCGGCGGGAAGACACAAAGCGGTCATCCGCTCGATCTCCGGCATCTACAGCAGCGAATTCGCCGAAGAAGAGATCATCGAAGAAGTCCGTAAAATGACCGACGAATTTGAAGAACGCGAAGGCCGCCGTCCGCGCATCATGGTCGCGAAAATGGGACAGGACGGGCATGACCGCGGCGCGAAGGTGGTCGCCACCGCCTACGCCGACATGGGCTTCGACGTGGACATCGGACCGCTCTTCCAGACGCCGGAAGAGACCGCGCAGGACGCGATCGACAACGACGTCCACATCGTAGGCATGAGCTCGCTGGCGGCGGGACACAAGACATTGCTGCCGCAGCTCGTTGAGGAACTTGAAAAACGCGGGCGCGGAGACATCATGGTCGTGGCGGGCGGCGTCATCCCCGCGCAGGACTACCAGTTCCTGCGCGACCACGGAGCGGCCGCCATCTTCGGCCCCGGAACGGTGATACCGGCGGCGGCCAAAGAGATGCTGGTCATACTCAACAAGCGTCTCGCGGCAGCTCACGTCTAG